Below is a genomic region from Thioalkalivibrio sp. XN279.
CGGTCACCGATCTCGTCGATGGCCTGGTCCCAGGACAGCCTCTGCCACTTGCCGTTGACCAGCTTCATGGGGTACTTCAGGCGGCGCTCGCCATGGCCGTGCTCACGCACCGACGCGCCCTTGGCGCAGTGCGAGCCCAGGTTCAGCGGCGAGTCGAAGTCCGGCTCCTGGCCGGTCCAGACGCCGTTCTGGACTTCGGCGATCACGCCGCAGCCCACTGAGCAGTGGGTGCAGACGGAACGCTTGATTTCCACCGGGCCCTTGACGAACTTGCGCTCGGCGGCGGTCGCCTGGGAGCGCTTCATCATGGCCGGCGGCAGGGTGGTCGCGATCGCGCCGGCGCCGAGCGCCAGGCCGGTACGACGCAGGAAAGTGCGTCGATCGATCGCGCTACCGAGCACGCCGCTCAGCGCACCGGTGGATTCTGTAGAAGGATGGTTTAATTTCTTGGTCAGCTTCATCGCCGATTCTCCGCGTTTTGACCGATGGGGGTACGCATCCGATCCGGGGGGATCAGATACGAGCCCTCTGGTAGTAGGTTCGGATGTGCGGCGTCTCGTGGTAGCCCTTCGCCGTATCGGGCTTGGACACCGGGGCGTCCATCTGCGGGGCCGCGACCGCCGTACCGGTCGCCATGGCGACCGCGGTGGCGCCGCTGGCCATTGCCAATCCTTTCAGGAACCGGCGTCTGCCGTTCGTTTCCACTTTTGCTTTCAGGCTCATTGTGCTCTCCACTTGAGTCCGCTCCAATCGAACTTGCTCCAACTCAGCTCACGCTCGGCTTTGCGGTCGGCGTTGCGCGAAATTCGCTGAGATACCTTTTCTCAACCTCGATGAACTGCTCTCCGAGCTGGCCGGCCGCACGGTAGAACCGTGCCGAGGGCGCCTGCTGCAGATCCCGGAAAAAGCGGCCCATCCAGGGCGAAATATGACGGTCGAAGAAACCTGCCTGGGACTCCAGGGTCGCGGGCTCTTCGCCGGTAATGATCATGGCCATCACGTCGCACAACGCGGCGGCGTGATCCTCTGGCTCCGTGACGCCTTCCTGGCGCTCGAACCCGAGGAACCTGAGCTCCTCGCGCAAGCGCGCCAGGGGCTTTTCCATCAGGAATCCGGTCAGGTACCAGGAGCCGTACGGCACGAGCTCGCCGCGGCCGACGCCGATGAACAGGTCCTGGTATTCGTCCGCCAGTTCGGCGGGGGAGCTGCGGCCGGCGGCCTGCGCGAGCATGCGCCAGGCGGCGCCGATGAGGTCGTCGCTGTCGCCCTGGCCGGCCTCGATCGCCGCGAGGACACTGAGGAGGCGTTCGTCCGGGGCGTTACCCAGCAACTGGGCCAGCAGGCTCCAGGTGTTGGCGCGCAGCAGGTCTTCCGCCGCTACGGCGTGCGCTGCGTTGCGCTGCGTCGACTCCATCCCGACTTCCGCGGTGGCCTCGGTCATCGTGTGCTCGTCTTTCTCATTATGGTCTTTCATTTTGCAACTATCAGGCCAGCGTTTTATGGAAGAAAAGACTCAAAGAAGACCCATATTCCACATTCCGGGGTCAGACCCCGTTGACATTGAGACATTCTGTCCGAACGATTGCGGCTAAATGTCTCGATTTCGGCCTTACAAACCGGCCGGTCCGCCCTGGCGGCCCGACTTGAACATGTCCTTCACGCGGCAGTGGTCGCACATCTGCAGGCGTCGGCGGGAGTCCTCGTCCTGGAACATCCAGTGGCCCTCCAGCTTCTTCAACATGTTGTCGAGCATGGAGCGGGTTCCGAAGGGCTTGCCGCAGGAAATACAGCAGAACGGCTGTTCCTCGTTGAGCACCCGCGGTTGCTGGCGCGCCTCGGCGTCGAACAGGAAGCGCGGCTTGAGGGTGATGGCGTCCTCCGGGCAGGCCTTCTCGCACAGCCCGCATTGCACGCAGTTCCACTCCGTGAACTTGAGCTGCGGCAGGTCGCCGCCGGCATTCAGCGCGGCCGTCGGGCACACGCTGACGCATCCCATGCACAGCGTGCAGGTGTCCTTGTTCACGCGGACCTCGCCGAAAGACGCGCCGGCCGGCAGCTCGGCGACTTTGTGCGGCGACGGGGCATGCCGGTAGAGATGCTCGATGGCAAGGCGCAGGATGCCGCGCTTGTCGTCCGGGCAGACGAACTTGGCCGGCTTGCAGCACGCCTCCGCGGGCAAAGGCTGCCACCAGCCCTCCGCGTCCCGGGCCGCCTCGGCGACGTTGAGCACCAGCAGCGACTCGCGCGCATACCCCATGCCTTCGAGCAGGGGGCGGCCGAATTCCACCTGGGCCCGCAGCTCGTCGACCATGCGGCGCGGCGCACTCGCCGTCACCGTGATGACCACGGCGCGAGCGCCGTAGGCCAGCGCCGCGAGCCAGGTGTCGAGGCCGAGCGAGCCCACCTCCTCGACCTCGAAAGGCAGGACGTCCTCCGGCATCGCCGGACCCAGGGTGTCCTGGATGGTCTTGCTCGACCAGGCATCGTGGATCATCAGCACGGGGCCCTGCCCGCCCGCCGCGGTGAAGTCGCCCAGCAGCGTCCTCAGGTGCGCCAGCAGGTCGTTCACTGCAGGGAAGGCGTAACTCATGGCACCGCTGGGGCATGCAGCGACGCAGCTGCCCGCGCCCTGGCACAGGTAGGGGTCCACACTCACCTTCTCGCCGATGGAGGTGATGGCGATGGTCGGGCAGGCGTCGATGCAGCGCGTGCACCCGGTTAGCCCGCTGCCACCGTGGGCGCAGATCGAGGGATCGTAGTTGAAGTACTTCGGCTTCTCGAACTCCCCCTGCATCTCCGGGATCTCGGCCAGCGCCCGCTCGAGGGCCGATGGGCTGCGTCCGCCCGCGTAGTAGCCGACCGGCGGCACCTCGTGCGGCAGCAGCGGCGGATCACAGAGGTCCAGCACGAGATCGAAATGCGGCGTCGCGGCGCCGGAAGCCTCGGCGAGGGAGAACGTGTCCTCGCCGCTGGCCAGGTTGATGGTGAAGCGGCCCAGGCGGCCATGCACCTCGGGCCGGCCGCCGCGCACCACCACGAAGTCGCCGACCTTGGACGGCTCGGGGGCGGCCTCGCCGGGCACCATGATCGTGCTCGGGACCCCCGCGCCCAGCTGCCGGGCAGCATCGAGCGCGGCTGCTTCCTCGCCTATGATGGCGAGGCGGCCGCTGGACTGGTAGGTCACGATCGAGGTCGGCTCCCCCTCGATCGTCGCGGTCTTGGCCAGGACCTGGGCGCGCGCGCGGCCCGCGTCGGTGGTGGCGGGAAGCTCAAGCGTCACGTTGCTTATCCTCGCTGGGGTCGGTGGCTGCATCCGGTGCCTCACCGGAAGCATCATCTGGCTGTTCGTCCGCGTCCGCGCCGGCCGAGGCCACGGCCTCGTTCCCGGCGGAATCCGCTGCGTCCTCGGCACCCGGCCGGGCCTCCGGATCGGCGGCAGCGGACGCCGCGGCGGCATCCGCCTCCTCCGCCTCAAGCTGCTGCTTCAGCAGGCGCTCCGCAGCGTGCTTCATGTCGGCGGTCACGATGTCGCCGAGCGCCGGAAAGCTGGTGAAGTCGTCGATGTAGTCGTCCAGCTCGCAGATGTAATTGAACTTCTGGCTGCGGAACAGCTTGCGCAATGCCTGCTTGCGCAGCGCCCCGCTGACGCGGGGCGACATGAAGCCACTGTAATCCGAATGCTCGTCCAGCGCTTCCAGCGGCGGCAGGTCCTCGTCCGCGGGCGGCAACTGCGCCTCGGATCCCTCAGCGGCCTCGTCCCGGGCCGCACCCGTGTCCGCAACCTCTTCCGCAGCCGGCGGCGCAGGTGGCTGCGGCGAGGGTTCGCCGTCGCGCGCCGCAGGGTCGCTCTTCAGGCGCGCCCAGCGGCGCAGGAAAGGCTCGGGCTCGGGCGCCTTGTCCGGCTCGGGCGCAGGAGGGGTCCAGAATTCTTTCTCGCTCATGGTGCTACTGTCGTTCCTCGCCGCCCCAGTCTTCGCGGCGGCGCTTCTTGCGTTCCTTGGGCTTGAAGTGAGTCATGACGAACTCTTCCAGCTGGCCGATGATCTCGGCGGGCACCGGCACCGCGAACACCTTGTAGTCCGCCTCGACGGCACTGGTGGATTCGTCATGGTCGGCCGTCACGGCGACCGGCTGCAGCTCACCGTCTTCCTCACTGCAGATGATGAACAGCGACGGCCGGGTGCCGGTGAGATTGAACCAGTAAGTCTCTGCCGCATCGCGGTACAGGTCCAGGCGCAGGCCGTCCCAGAGATACTGGGTGGCACCTTCAATTTCTCGCAGCGGCACGCACCGTGACTCGCCCGCGGCGAAGCGCTCGCCGGCCAGGACGGCCACGCCTTCCCAGTTCGCCAGGCTCCAGCCGGCACGCTGGATGACCTTGCGCGCCAGCACGGCGCCAACGGGGATGCTGAGCTGAGGCTTGGGACGCATAGGGTTCCGTCGAGTGTTGCTGGACATCGCAGCAGGGAGGCCGGCTAGAGTACCAGCTTGCCCCGCCGCCCGCTCATGCGCGCCGCGCGGCGCCGAACTGCCGAAGGATACGGAATGCTTCTTGCATGACTCAAGCCCCGAGGAGCCGCGCGGGCCCGGGGCCGCGCGCCGCACAAAGTGAGGAGCCCATCGCAATGCACGGCGACACATTCATCGACGACGAGGGGGCCCGCGGCAGCCGCGCGCCGGAAGCGGAGACGCTGCCGCGCTTCATGAGCGTGAAACAGGTGGCGCGCTACCTGCAGGTGAACGAGAAAAAGGTTTACGCACTCGCCGCCGACGGCATCATTCCCGCCAGCAAGGTCACCGGCAAGTGGCTGTTTCCGCGCGACCTCGTCGATCTTTGGTTGCTCGAATCCAGCCATGGCGGCTTGCTGTCCGACCGCATGCTGCTGGCCGGCAGCGACGATCCCCTCATCTATCGCGTCATCATGCAGATCGCCAACGAGGTGCAGGCCAAGGCGCTGATCAGCTATACCGCCACCGGCACGCAGCTCGGCCTCTCGCTGCTGGCGCGGCGCCGCGCCGACCTGTGCGGCATCCACTGGGGCCCGGCGGAGGAGAGCCGCCAGCGGCATCCCGCGCTGCTGCGCCAGTATCCCCAGCATCACGACTGGGTCCTGGTGCGCGGCTTCCTGCGCGAGCAGGGCCTGATCATTGCCGCCGGCCTGGCAGGCAGCGACCCGGAGGAACTGTTCTCGCGCGACAAGCAATGGGTGATGCGGCAGGAAGGCGCCGGCTCACGCCGTTTCCTCCAGGAACTGGTGACCCGCCACGGCCTGGATCCCGCCGCGCGGCGGGCCTCGGTGCGCGCCTACTCCGAGCGCGACGCGGCCTCGGCCATCGCCATGGGCTATGCCGACGTCGGCATCGGCATCCGCGCCGCGGCGACGGAGTTCGGCCTGGATTTCATGCCCATCGGCTGGGAGGCGTTCGACTTCGCCATGCCCAGGCGCATGTTCTTCCGCACCCTGTTCCAGAAGATGCTCGACTACCTGCGCAGCAGCGAGTGCCACCGGCTGGCACAGAAGTTCGGCGGCTACGACTTCAGCGAGACCGGCAACCTGGTCTGGCCAGTCTAGCGTTCACGCGGGGCGCCCGTTGCGAGCGCCCCGCGCCCGGACTCAGGCGAGATCCAGCTGCTCGCTGATGACGTGCTCGACGCCCAGGCCAGGCAGCTCCAGGGTCACCTTCGCCGCCACCGAGTCGCCCGGCTTGAGCGTGCCCGCCTCGAGCGCCGCGCGCACCGCCTGCTCGATCTCGCGCTGCGAGGTGATGCCGACGACCTTGAGGAACTTGCGAATCTCGAGGTTGAACTTGTCTTCGTCCAGGGAGGCGTTGCTCATGGGGATTCTCCGCGATGTGAGTGAAGTGAAAGAGAAAGGGCCGTGCAGCGGGCTGCGCTTCAGGAGCGTTCGCCTTCCAGGCCGTCGAACTGCATGCGGCGCTCCAGCGTCTTGCGCGACACGCCGAGGCGCCGCGCCGCGGCGGACTTGTTGCCGCCCATGGCGCGCAGCACCCGCGCCATGTGGTGCTGCTTGACCTCCTCGAGCGTCCAGTCGAGCGGATACTCGGCCACCTCGGCCGGCCCCGCCTCAGCCTCCGCCTCCGCCGCCGCGGCGAGCTGGTCCAGGACCAGCCCGCCCAGCATCAGGCTGCGCTCGATGAAGTTCTTCAGCTCGCGCACGTTGCCGGGCCAGCGGTATTCGCGCAGGCGCGCCATGCCGGGCCCGTCCAGTGGCAGCGCGGCCACCCCCAGGCTGCCCGACAGGGTGTCCATGAAATGTCGCGCCAGCGACTCGATGTCATCGGGGCGGTCGCGCAGCGGCGGCAGGTTGACCTGCGCCACGTTGAGGCGGAAATAAAGGTCTTCGCGGAAGCGGCGCTCCTTCACCAGGAGCGGCAGCTCGTGCTGGGTCGAGGCCACCACGCGCACTTCGACCGGCACCTCCTGGTCCGCGCCCACCGGCCGCAGCGTGCCTTCTTCAAGCACGCGCAACAGCTTGACCTGCAGGCTGAACGGCATCTCGCTCACCTCGTCCAGGTACAGCGTGCCGCCCCGTGCCGCGACGAAGAGGCCCTCGCGCCCCTGGTGCGCGCTGGTGAAGGCGCCCTTGGTGTGACCGAACAGCTCGCTCTCCAGCAGTTCCGGCGCGATGGCGCCGCAGTTCACCGCCACGAACTGGCCGCGGCGCATGCTGAGCGCGTGCAGCCAGCGCGCCACCAGTTCCTTGCCGGTGCCCGTCTCGCCCTCGATCAGCACCGTGCCCGGCAGCGGCGCGATACGCTCGATCAGGGCGCGCACTTCACGCATCTGGGGGCTGTCGCCAATCAGGTCGCGGCCGCGGGCCACGCCGTTCCTGGCGCGCAGCCGCGGCGCGGCGGACTGCTCACGCTCCCCTGCAGCAAGATCGCGCAGCGTCGCCAGCAGGGCATCCGTCTGCAGCGGACGGCTCAGCACCGCCGCGTTGCGCCCGGCCAGCGCCGTCTCCAGGGCCTCGGCCTGGCCGGGCTCGGCAAGCAGCACGATGCGGACGGGGACTTCTTCGCGTTCCAGCTCACCGAGCCAGTCGAGCGCGGCCGCATCGGGCAGCTCGGAGTTGACGACGAGAAATCCGAAGTGACAGCGGGCCATGAGCTGGCTGGCTTTCAGGGCGCCTTCCGCCGAGTCCACCAGCGCGACGTGGCGGCGCAGGGACTGGCGCAGCTGGCTGCGGAAATCAGGTCCGCCGCCGACCACGAGCACGGAGGCGCCCCTGAGGTCCACGTTCCCGTTGTTCGTCGCGAGTTTCAAGGCGTGTTGTCCTGTCTCTTTCGGCTCAAGGGTGGAGCGCGAGCGTACCGCCTGCGCCATAAAGACTCAACAATGGGATAAAACCTGGACAAATTGTCGCGCTGCGCCAAATTTTCCAGGCTCGGCCAGCACCAGGCTCGGTAATCATAACGCATCGGGAGCGCCGCGGTGGCGCTGGCATTGGCCTTGCATGACAACAGACCCGGGCGCGCCCGGGAAGTTCGGCGGCGCTCATGCCAAGGCTCGGCAAGGATACCCCAGGACGCAATGAACGACTTCTCCGCCGCTTTCGCCATGGCGGCGCAGCTGGTGTTGAGTTTCGACCCCGAGCTGGTCGAGATCGTGCTGCTGTCGCTCTACGTCAGCCTGTCCTCGGTGGCGCTGGCGGCGCTGTTCGGGCTGCCGCTGGGCGCCACCATCGGCATGCTGCGCTTTCCCGGCCGCCGCGCCGTCATCGTCATGATGAACGCGCTGATGGGCCTGCCGCCGGTGGTGGTGGGGCTGGTGGTGTACATGCTGCTGTCGCGCGCGGGACCGCTGGGCGAGTTCGGGCTGCTGTTCACGCCCACGGCCATGATCATCGCGCAGTTTATCCTGGTGGCGCCGATCGTCAGCGCCCTGTCCCGCCAGGTGGTCGAGGACCTGCACGAGGAATACGGCGAGCACCTGCGCTCGCTCGACGCGGGGCCGCTCGACAGCGCCGCCACCCTGCTATGGGACGGCCGGTTCCGCCTGCTCACGGCGGTCCTGGCCGGCTTCGGCCGCGCCATCGCCGAGGTCGGCGCCGTGCTCATCGTCGGCGGCAACATCCTGCATCACACGCGCGTGATGACCACCACCATCGCGCTGGAGACCAGCAAGGGCAACCTGGCCCTGGCCCTGGCGCTCGGCATGATCCTCATCGTGCTCGCAGCCGCGGTGAATGCCGCAGCCAGCATCCTGGCCGGCGTGGCGGAGCGGCAGCATGGCTGAGGTCCGGACAACCCACGACCGGCGCGCGGCCAGCACGGACCAGGCGCCAGCCGCACATCCCCTCATGCCGCTGGAGGTGCACGAGGTGAGCTTTGCCGCCGGCGGCAAGCAGATCATCGACAACGTCAGTTTCACCATTCGCGGCGGGGCGCGCACCGTCATCCTCGGCCCCAACGGCTCGGGCAAGAGTGTGCTGCTGCGGTTGCTGCACGGGCTGCTGGCCCCGGCGTCGGGGCGCATCAGCTGGGGCGGGTTGAGCCCCGCGCGGGCACGGCGGCGGCAGGGCATGGTCTTCCAGCGACCGGTGATGCTGCGACGCTCGACCCTGGCCAACCTGACGCATGCCCTGGCAGTGCATGGCATGCCGCGCGCCCAGCGCAGGGAGCAGGCCCGCCGCGCGCTTGCCGTGGCCGGCCTGGAAGACCGGGCGCGGCAGCCCGCCCGGACCCTGTCTGGCGGCGAGCAACAGCGTCTTGCGATCGCGCGGGCCTGGGCGCTCGAGCCCGAGGTGCTGTTGCTGGACGAACCCACTGCGAATCTCGACCCGGAAGCGACTGCGGCGATCGAGGCGCTGGTGCGCGCCGTCGAGGCGCGCGGGACACGGATCATCATGACCACGCATGACATCGGCCAGGCGCGGCGACTTGCCACCGAGGTCATGTTCCTGCATCGCGGCCGCCTGCTGGAGCACGATGCGGCCCATGCCTTCTTCGCCGGCCCCGCCACGCCGGCCGCCGCCAGCTTCATCGGCGGCGGCCTGCCGCTCTGATACGGCACGCAGCCGGCAGCGAAAATCCTTATCATTGCGGGCCGGCCCGCTATCATGCAGACCCCATGGACGCGCAAGACAAACGACTGCCCATCACCGCGGTAATCCTCGCCGGCGGCCGCGCCACGCGCATGGGCGGCCAGGACAAGGGCCTGGTCCAGCTCGCCGGGCGGCCCATGATCGCCCACGTGCTGGCGGCGCTCGCCCCGCAAGTGGAATGGCTGGTGATCAACGCCAACCGCAATCTCGATCGCTACGCCGGCTTCGGCTGGCCCGTGGTGCGCGACGACGACACCGGCTTTCTCGGGCCGCTGGCGGGGCTGGCGGCGGGGATGCGCTCGGCCTCCACCACGCTGGTCATGACCGCCCCCTGCGACTGCCCGTTGCTGCCGCCCGACCTGGCGCTGCGCCTGCACGACGCCCTCGAGCGGGAGGACGCGGAAATCGCCGTGCCGCACGACGGCGAGCGCCTGCAGCCGGTGTTCATGCTGGTGCGGCGTACGCTCAGGGACAGCCTCGAGACTTACCTGGCCAGCGGCGGCCGCAAGATCGACCGCTGGTTCGAACACCATCGCCTCGCGGAAGTCGACTTCTCGGACCGGCCGGACACCTTCGTCAACGTCAACGACCCGGAGGAGCGGCGCGCCGTCGAGGCACGGCTGGCGCCCGCAGGAACCACACGATGAAACACCACAATCCCGGCTGCGGCGGCGGCCACGACGATCCCGCCCAGACGCTGCAACAGGCGCTGGCCAACATCAGCGCAGAGATCCACCCGGTCGAGGGCTTCGAGTGCGTCGCCACGCGCGACGCCCTGGACCGGGTGCTGTATGCGCCCGTGCACTCCCGTGTCGACGTGCCCGCGCACAGCAACTCGGCCATGGACGGTTACGCCCTCGCCGGCGCCGGACTGCCTGCCGAGGGCGAACGCGCCTTTCGCGTCATCGGCACCGCGTTCGCCGGGCATCCCTTCGCCGGCACGGTCGGCGACGGAGAGTGCGTGCGCATCATGACCGGTGCGCCCGTGCCCGACGGCACCGACACGGTGGTGATGCAGGAACGCGTGCGCCGCGAAGACGACCACGCGCACATCGGCGCCGGCCACCGGCCCGGGGACAACGTGCGCATGGCGGGCGAGGACCTCAAGGCCGGCGCCGTGGCGCTGGAGCCGGGCGTGCTGCTGCGCCCGGCCCACCTCGGCCTGGTCGCCTCGCTGGGCATCGGTGAAGTGAAAGTGCGCCGACGCCCGCGGGTCGCATTCTTTTCCACCGGGGACGAGCTCGCCTCCATCGGCGAGCCGCTCGGGCCGGGCCAGATCTACGACAGCAACCGCTACACCCTGTTCGGCATGTTGACGCGGCTCGGGGTCGAGGTCATCGACCTCGGCGTGGTGCGCGACACGCGCGAGGACCTGGAGCAGGCCTTTCACCTGGCGGCGGCGCAGGCCGACGCCATCATCACCTCCGGGGGCGTCTCCGTGGGCGAGGCGGATTTCGTCACCGAGACACTTGACAGGATCGGCGACGTCGGTTTCTGGACCGTGGCCATCAAGCCGGGCCGACCGGTGGCGTTCGGCCGCGTCGGGGGCGCGCTGTTCTTCGGCCTGCCCGGCAACCCGGTGTCGGTGATGGTGACCTTCTACCAGCTCGTGCAGCCGGCGCTGCGCATCCTTGCCGGCATCGCCACGCCCGAGGCCCCGGCGCTGGTCACCGCGGTGCTCGAGTCGAGGCTGAAGAAAAAGCCCGGCCGGCGCGAGTTCCAGCGCGGGGTGCTGCGGATGGCCGCGGACGGCAGCTATCGCGTCGAGACGGCCGGCAGGCAGGGGTCGGGCATCCTGCGCTCCATGGCGCACGCCAACTGCTTCATCGTGCTGCCGGAGGATTGCGGCGACCTGGACGCCGGCGCGCAAGTGACGGTGCAACCCTTCGCCGGCTTGTGCTGAGCCGCGCCCCGAAGGAGCGCGGCCCAGCCGGATTGCGCGCCTTTGACAAGTCAGAAGTGAAACGCGGCCCGCGCGATGAGGATGTTGGGCGACTCGTCGCCCACGACCTGCCCATCCACTGCGGCAGCGCTGTCCTGCACGTCCACCATGATGTAGTTCAGCATGAAGCGCACGTTGGGGTTGGCGTAGTAATTCACGCCGACTGAAACGTTGTCCTGCTCGCCGCCCTGGAAACCGGAGTCGTTCAGGTCGACGCTGCTGTAGCGCAGCGCCAGTTCCCAGGCGCCCCGTTCCGGGTCGCCCGGCGTGATGCCGCGGAAGCGGCCGCCACGATACCCGCGCGTCTCGCCCGTGAGCATCCACGAGCCGTGCACGTACCAGCCTGAGAAATCGGGTTCAGCGCCCGCGCTGCGGCCCACGCCGACGCCGAGGTACTCTCCCTGGACCATCACCGGGCCGGACTGGAATGCCGCCTCGAAGCCATACTTGGTGGTGCTCTCGACGTCGCTGATGCTGCCGGTGTCGATCAGCCGGTTGCCGTCGGCGCGGGCCTCGGGCCGATCGGAGAAACGCGCGCTGGCGTAGTCGCGCACGTCCTCGTAAGCCACGGACAAGCCGAGGTGTAACAGGCCCGCGTCGAGTTGCGGCGCGTACATGAAGCGGGCGCCGATGCCGATGGGATCGTCGCCCGGCTCGTTGTCGCCGATGGCGCGGCCGTAGACCATGCCCTGGAAGCCCAGGGCACCGCTGAAATAGTCGTAGCCGAGGCCCAGCCGATAACCGTCCACCAGCGCATTGGAGGGCGACGGCCGCTCGATGAAGGGCATGGTATTGGTGCTGGACAGCTCCTCCATGCCCTGGGGCACTTTGAAGTGGCCGATGTTCAGCGTGCCGCCACGCCAATTCCGCCGCAGGACCACGTCCTGCGCGCTGGTCTCGTTCTCGGCGAAGTCGTATTCGATGACCGCCGACCAGTCGTCCGTAAGCACGCCCTGCATCCCGATGCGGGTGCGGCGCACGTTGAACCCGTCATCCAGGTCGAGTTCGTCGTTGTCGTGGATGCCGTAATCCAGGTGCAGGCGGCCGCGGAGCTCGAACTCGGGCGCCGCAGCAGCGGCGGCCGGGTAATAAGCCAGCGCGGCGCCGAGCATCGTGCACAGCGCAACGCGCAAGGTTGTTTGTTTCATCTTGGGAATTCCTCTTGTCCGTCTATGGGCCGAGCGCGCAGGACAGAGCGCGCCGCGTCAGTCGGAGTGAGCGCTCGGAAAAAATAGTTGCTCACCGCGCACTTTGAAATCCGCAATTGCCGACTGGCCCGCCGCGGACACCAGCCACTCGTGCCAGGCCTGCGCCAGGTCGTGCTTCAGGTGGGGCAGCCGCTCGGGGCTGAGCAGCAGGCTGCCGTACTGGTTGAACAGCACCGGGTCGCCCGCGAACACGATCTCGAGGTCCTGGCGGTTGGCAAAGGCGATCCAGCTGCCGCGATCGGCCAGCACGTAGGCGTCCATTGCCGCGGCGGAGTTCAGGGTCGCGCCCATGCCGCTGCCGAGCTCGCGATACCAGCTGGCTTTCGGCAAGCCGCCGGCCGACTCCCAAATGCGCTGTTCTGCGCGGTGGGTACCGCTGTCGTCGCCGCGGGAGGCAAAGATCGCTTCCTTCTCGCGGATCATCCGGAAGGCCTCCGCCGCCGTCCTGGCGGCCTTGACGCCGGCCGGGTCTTTAGCCGGACCGATGACCACGAAGTCGTTGTACATCACGTCGCGGCGCTCGGTGGCGAAGCCTTCCGCCACCATCTGCTCCTCGCCAGCCGTGTCGTGGACCAGCAGGCAATCGGCGTCGCCGTTGCGGGCGATGGCAAATGCCTGGCCGGTGCCCACCGCCACCACGCGGACGTCGATGCCGGTAGCGCTGCGGAATAGCGGGACGAGATGAGAAAACAGGCCGGTGTTTTGCGTCGACGTCGTGGAGGCCAGCACGATGAAGCGGCCGTCTTGCGCGGACACGACACCACTTGCGCCAGGCAAAAGGCAGGCAAGCACGAGCAACCAGTGGCGTAGGCGAAAGCGGTCCAAGCGGCCCTCCCCGAGTTCGCGTCGATTACAATGGCCCGTCCCGCCAGGCCAACCGGAACGCAATTATGACCGATCGCAGCTTCGTCGCGCTCAACATCGCCGTCCTTACCGTTTCCGACAGCCGCGGCGAAGCGGAGGACAAATCCGGCAAGCTGCTGGTCGAGCGGCTGACCAGGGCCGGCCACCGCTGCCACGAGAAGCGCATCGTGCGCGACGACACCTACCAGATCCGCGCCGTGGTCTCGGGCTGGATCGCGGACCCGGAGGTCCACGCCGTCATCACCACCGGCGGCACCGGGGTGACCGGGCGTGACGGCACGCCGGAAGCCGTGCAGCCGCTGCTGGACAAGACCCTGGACGGCTTCGGCGAGATCTTCCGCAT
It encodes:
- the glp gene encoding gephyrin-like molybdotransferase Glp, which encodes MKHHNPGCGGGHDDPAQTLQQALANISAEIHPVEGFECVATRDALDRVLYAPVHSRVDVPAHSNSAMDGYALAGAGLPAEGERAFRVIGTAFAGHPFAGTVGDGECVRIMTGAPVPDGTDTVVMQERVRREDDHAHIGAGHRPGDNVRMAGEDLKAGAVALEPGVLLRPAHLGLVASLGIGEVKVRRRPRVAFFSTGDELASIGEPLGPGQIYDSNRYTLFGMLTRLGVEVIDLGVVRDTREDLEQAFHLAAAQADAIITSGGVSVGEADFVTETLDRIGDVGFWTVAIKPGRPVAFGRVGGALFFGLPGNPVSVMVTFYQLVQPALRILAGIATPEAPALVTAVLESRLKKKPGRREFQRGVLRMAADGSYRVETAGRQGSGILRSMAHANCFIVLPEDCGDLDAGAQVTVQPFAGLC
- a CDS encoding substrate-binding domain-containing protein, which produces MSAQDGRFIVLASTTSTQNTGLFSHLVPLFRSATGIDVRVVAVGTGQAFAIARNGDADCLLVHDTAGEEQMVAEGFATERRDVMYNDFVVIGPAKDPAGVKAARTAAEAFRMIREKEAIFASRGDDSGTHRAEQRIWESAGGLPKASWYRELGSGMGATLNSAAAMDAYVLADRGSWIAFANRQDLEIVFAGDPVLFNQYGSLLLSPERLPHLKHDLAQAWHEWLVSAAGQSAIADFKVRGEQLFFPSAHSD
- a CDS encoding OprO/OprP family phosphate-selective porin gives rise to the protein MKQTTLRVALCTMLGAALAYYPAAAAAAPEFELRGRLHLDYGIHDNDELDLDDGFNVRRTRIGMQGVLTDDWSAVIEYDFAENETSAQDVVLRRNWRGGTLNIGHFKVPQGMEELSSTNTMPFIERPSPSNALVDGYRLGLGYDYFSGALGFQGMVYGRAIGDNEPGDDPIGIGARFMYAPQLDAGLLHLGLSVAYEDVRDYASARFSDRPEARADGNRLIDTGSISDVESTTKYGFEAAFQSGPVMVQGEYLGVGVGRSAGAEPDFSGWYVHGSWMLTGETRGYRGGRFRGITPGDPERGAWELALRYSSVDLNDSGFQGGEQDNVSVGVNYYANPNVRFMLNYIMVDVQDSAAAVDGQVVGDESPNILIARAAFHF
- the mobA gene encoding molybdenum cofactor guanylyltransferase MobA, which codes for MDAQDKRLPITAVILAGGRATRMGGQDKGLVQLAGRPMIAHVLAALAPQVEWLVINANRNLDRYAGFGWPVVRDDDTGFLGPLAGLAAGMRSASTTLVMTAPCDCPLLPPDLALRLHDALEREDAEIAVPHDGERLQPVFMLVRRTLRDSLETYLASGGRKIDRWFEHHRLAEVDFSDRPDTFVNVNDPEERRAVEARLAPAGTTR
- the moaB gene encoding molybdenum cofactor biosynthesis protein B; translation: MTDRSFVALNIAVLTVSDSRGEAEDKSGKLLVERLTRAGHRCHEKRIVRDDTYQIRAVVSGWIADPEVHAVITTGGTGVTGRDGTPEAVQPLLDKTLDGFGEIFRMISWQQIKTSTIQSRAVAGVANGTYVFCVPGSSGACATAWDELIEAQLDKRTRPCNLVDLMPRLLET
- a CDS encoding ATP-binding cassette domain-containing protein, with the translated sequence MAEVRTTHDRRAASTDQAPAAHPLMPLEVHEVSFAAGGKQIIDNVSFTIRGGARTVILGPNGSGKSVLLRLLHGLLAPASGRISWGGLSPARARRRQGMVFQRPVMLRRSTLANLTHALAVHGMPRAQRREQARRALAVAGLEDRARQPARTLSGGEQQRLAIARAWALEPEVLLLDEPTANLDPEATAAIEALVRAVEARGTRIIMTTHDIGQARRLATEVMFLHRGRLLEHDAAHAFFAGPATPAAASFIGGGLPL